The Ziziphus jujuba cultivar Dongzao chromosome 7, ASM3175591v1 genome includes a region encoding these proteins:
- the LOC107423887 gene encoding GCN5-related N-acetyltransferase 6, chloroplastic isoform X1, with translation MSTVSIHRVQFLIFSHGRIKPRKRFRTTYAPSWTMTMDSKSSNTRKMEELSLRIPASSVPENEPLRPLDLRFDRLQPSDQHLVEHKKFEFGQFVAREAMLDEEYWTAAWLRAESHWENQINDRYADNHKRKFAEQEFNAIKRRNREQIGQKCTCVVTVKKETKNVKRTVLKSIVGTLDLSLQYLLHGETFPGERVKARLFRSINRTPPNRYGYIANLCVAKSARRQGIASNMLHFALESAISDGIERVYVHVHRDNAPAQELYRKMGFEVILYSGYSICTSAFRFAVLLFVE, from the exons ATGTCGACTGTTTCCATTCACAGAGTTCAATTCTTGATTTTCTCCCATGGAAGAATCAAACCTCGCAAAAGATTTCGCACCACCTATGCTCCCTCTTGGACCAt GACAATGGATTCCAAATCTTCCAATACAAGAAAAATGGAAGAGCTCTCGCTTCGGATTCCAGCATCCTCTGTTCCTGAGAATGAACCGTTAAGGCCGCTTGATCTGCGGTTTGACCGGCTTCAGCCATCAGATCAACATCTTGTTGAacacaaaaaatttgaattcgGACAATTCGTTGCGCGAGAGGCCATGCTTGATGAAGAATACTGG ACAGCAGCATGGTTACGTGCAGAAAGTCACTGGGAGAATCAAATAAACGATCG ATATGCTGATAACCACAAAAGGAAATTTGCAGAGCAG GAGTTCAATGCCATAAAAAGGCGAAACAGAGAACAAATTGGTCAGAAATGTACCTGCGTTGTCACG gtaaagaaagaaacaaaaaatgtgAAACGCACTGTGCTGAAGAGTATTGTTGGAACTCTTGATTTGAGCCTCCAGTACTTGCTGCATGGAGAGACATTTCCAGGA GAACGGGTGAAAGCTCGTCTTTTCCGCAGCATAAACAGGACACCTCCTAATAGATATGGTTATATTGCAAACTTATGTGTTGCCAAATCAGCGCGCCGCCAGGGTATTGCAAGTAATATGTTGCACTTTGCTCTTGAATCAGCCATATCGGATG GTATTGAACGGGTATATGTGCATGTGCATAGAGACAATGCACCTGCTCAGGAGCTATATCGAAAAATGGGTTTTGAGGTAATACTCTATAGTGGTTACTCGATTTGCACTTCTGCCTTTCGGTTTGCTGTCTTGTTATTTGTGGAATGA
- the LOC107423889 gene encoding uncharacterized protein LOC107423889, which translates to MDSGTNGEEPTSWDELYTINLMPSELFLKFRKEIQGLRIGVNFEFYNAPFNEYQAKIVLKPLAHDKRWKFIYEPFQQDVRVLSKKIPVTKFLNLQVGIGHNFQMHATGWKWKLSTCFGGDGISRFRNKTSVGLFPGVDFRFGWRADYVLPEITGALGTGEPLFNMRSGQLHASLDRVEAILTHSEPDT; encoded by the exons ATGGACTCGGGTACTAATGGTGAAGAACCCACTTCTTGGGATGAACTTTACACTATTAATTTGATGCCGTCGGAGTTGTTTCTCAAGTTTCGGAAAGAAATACAGGGTCTACGGATTGGTGTCAATTTTGag TTCTACAATGCTCCATTCAATGAGTATCAAGCAAAAATTGTATTGAAGCCCTTGGCCCATGATAAAAGGTGGAAGTTCATCTATGAGCCTTTCCAACAGGATGTTCGCGTGCTTTCAAAAAAGATTCCTGTaaccaaatttttaaatctccAG GTTGGGATAGGCCATAATTTTCAGATGCATGCAACTGGTTGGAAATGGAAGCTTAGTACATGTTTTGGTGGAGATGGTATATCTCGATTCCGGAATAAGACATCAGTTGGCTTGTTCCCAGGTGTGGATTTCCGTTTTGGGTGGAGGGCTGATTATGTCCTTCCAGAAATCACCGG GGCCCTGGGCACTGGTGAACCATTATTCAACATGAGATCAGGACAGTTGCATGCATCACTGGATAGAGTTGAGGCCATTCTAACCCATAGTGAACCAGACACATAG
- the LOC107407182 gene encoding protein OXIDATIVE STRESS 3 LIKE 1 isoform X3 has translation MMRCRARIKDPWAPWMLWRKFCPSTSLESLLQEKRTTRSLVDEENSRVRICSQLSMLLIYKRGISKFYGGKSKSFTSLADASSVSSIKDLAKPENPYNKKRKNLLARTNPLEKSRNCPLKNNGGGILKKLANSNRNSNLLGDTLSSSGCNNNHDDSNLFSTSPSSCLPPLHPHIKRSPGNGSSSPPQRQSPWRSFSLSDLQCVAASTPNITGLAIYSGDEDNKSH, from the exons ATGATGAGGTGCAGAGCTCGTATAAAGGACCCTTGGGCACCATGGATGCTCTGGAGGAAGTTTTGCCCCTCAA CATCACTGGAAAGCTTACTTCAAGAGAAGAGGACTACTCGCTCTCTTGTGGATGAAGAGAATTCTAGAGTTAGAATATGCAGCCAGTTAAGCATGCTACTCATTTACAA GAGAGGCATATCCAAGTTTTATGGTGGCAAATCAAAGTCATTCACAAGTCTAGCAGACGCCTCATCTGTCTCTTCTATTAAAGACCTTGCAAAGCCAGAAAATCCCTACAACAAGAAGCGGAAGAATCTGTTAGCTCGTACGAATCCATTGGAGAAGAGTCGTAATTGTCCTTTGAAAAATAATGGTGGTGGGATATTGAAGAAACTGGCCAACTCCAATAGAAACTCTAATCTTCTTGGTGATACTCTGAGCAGCTCTGGCTGcaataataatcatgatgacTCCAACTTGTTTTCGACATCACCATCTTCCTGCCTTCCACCCTTGCATCCGCACATTAAAAGGTCACCTGGCAACGGATCGTCATCACCTCCTCAACGACAATCTCCTTGGCGATCCTTTTCTCTGTCTGATCTACAGTGTGTTGCTGCATCTACGCCTAACATAACTGGACTGGCCATTTATAGTGGAGACGAGGACAACAAATCACATTGA
- the LOC107407437 gene encoding uncharacterized protein LOC107407437, whose product MASSKSNLRNSCSFPNLVLSCLNFTLFILSSASVPPVVLLRMPPTSMGMAFLMVSCISLLSSFIGFYSQLTHICFITHVSLLLASLIGQLLSILALFTKESSTLSLIKSTRNPKEAKLLVRLECGILMALFLLQVVVLVLSCAVQHCWVKEYEGLEVEREATLKKRSRRISRVQEESMANAAKIAEIKAKELDEKMKGKYGQWVKTDFEG is encoded by the coding sequence ATGGCTTCCTCCAAATCTAATCTTAGAAACTCATGTTCTTTTCCAAATCTAGTCCTTTCCTGCTTGAACTTCACTctcttcatcctctcctcagcCTCGGTACCGCCTGTTGTTCTCCTCCGAATGCCTCCAACTTCAATGGGCATGGCATTTCTCATGGTCTCTTGCATCTCTCTTCTCTCCTCCTTTATTGGTTTCTACTCTCAGCTTACCCACATCTGCTTCATAACCCATGTTTCACTCCTCCTCGCATCGTTGATCGGACAGTTGCTCAGCATATTAGCCCTGTTCACCAAAGAGAGCTCGACCTTATCGTTGATCAAGTCGACCCGGAACCCCAAAGAAGCGAAGCTCTTGGTGAGGTTGGAATGTGGGATTTTGATGGCGCTGTTTCTACTGCAGGTGGTGGTATTGGTGTTGAGCTGCGCCGTACAGCACTGTTGGGTGAAAGAGTATGAAGGTTTGGAAGTGGAGAGAGAGGCAACGTTGAAGAAGAGGAGCAGGAGGATTTCGAGGGTTCAGGAAGAGTCCATGGCGAATGCCGCGAAAATTGCAGAGATTAAGGCGAAGGAGTTGGATGAGAAAATGAAGGGCAAGTATGGGCAGTGGGTGAAAACAGATTTTGAAGGTTGA
- the LOC107423887 gene encoding GCN5-related N-acetyltransferase 6, chloroplastic isoform X3 — protein MDSKSSNTRKMEELSLRIPASSVPENEPLRPLDLRFDRLQPSDQHLVEHKKFEFGQFVAREAMLDEEYWTAAWLRAESHWENQINDRYADNHKRKFAEQEFNAIKRRNREQIGQKCTCVVTVKKETKNVKRTVLKSIVGTLDLSLQYLLHGETFPGERVKARLFRSINRTPPNRYGYIANLCVAKSARRQGIASNMLHFALESAISDGIERVYVHVHRDNAPAQELYRKMGFEVILYSGYSICTSAFRFAVLLFVE, from the exons ATGGATTCCAAATCTTCCAATACAAGAAAAATGGAAGAGCTCTCGCTTCGGATTCCAGCATCCTCTGTTCCTGAGAATGAACCGTTAAGGCCGCTTGATCTGCGGTTTGACCGGCTTCAGCCATCAGATCAACATCTTGTTGAacacaaaaaatttgaattcgGACAATTCGTTGCGCGAGAGGCCATGCTTGATGAAGAATACTGG ACAGCAGCATGGTTACGTGCAGAAAGTCACTGGGAGAATCAAATAAACGATCG ATATGCTGATAACCACAAAAGGAAATTTGCAGAGCAG GAGTTCAATGCCATAAAAAGGCGAAACAGAGAACAAATTGGTCAGAAATGTACCTGCGTTGTCACG gtaaagaaagaaacaaaaaatgtgAAACGCACTGTGCTGAAGAGTATTGTTGGAACTCTTGATTTGAGCCTCCAGTACTTGCTGCATGGAGAGACATTTCCAGGA GAACGGGTGAAAGCTCGTCTTTTCCGCAGCATAAACAGGACACCTCCTAATAGATATGGTTATATTGCAAACTTATGTGTTGCCAAATCAGCGCGCCGCCAGGGTATTGCAAGTAATATGTTGCACTTTGCTCTTGAATCAGCCATATCGGATG GTATTGAACGGGTATATGTGCATGTGCATAGAGACAATGCACCTGCTCAGGAGCTATATCGAAAAATGGGTTTTGAGGTAATACTCTATAGTGGTTACTCGATTTGCACTTCTGCCTTTCGGTTTGCTGTCTTGTTATTTGTGGAATGA
- the LOC107407182 gene encoding protein OXIDATIVE STRESS 3 LIKE 1 isoform X4, which produces MMRCRARIKDPWAPWMLWRKFCPSTSLESLLQEKRTTRSLVDEENSRVRICSQRGISKFYGGKSKSFTSLADASSVSSIKDLAKPENPYNKKRKNLLARTNPLEKSRNCPLKNNGGGILKKLANSNRNSNLLGDTLSSSGCNNNHDDSNLFSTSPSSCLPPLHPHIKRSPGNGSSSPPQRQSPWRSFSLSDLQCVAASTPNITGLAIYSGDEDNKSH; this is translated from the exons ATGATGAGGTGCAGAGCTCGTATAAAGGACCCTTGGGCACCATGGATGCTCTGGAGGAAGTTTTGCCCCTCAA CATCACTGGAAAGCTTACTTCAAGAGAAGAGGACTACTCGCTCTCTTGTGGATGAAGAGAATTCTAGAGTTAGAATATGCAGCCA GAGAGGCATATCCAAGTTTTATGGTGGCAAATCAAAGTCATTCACAAGTCTAGCAGACGCCTCATCTGTCTCTTCTATTAAAGACCTTGCAAAGCCAGAAAATCCCTACAACAAGAAGCGGAAGAATCTGTTAGCTCGTACGAATCCATTGGAGAAGAGTCGTAATTGTCCTTTGAAAAATAATGGTGGTGGGATATTGAAGAAACTGGCCAACTCCAATAGAAACTCTAATCTTCTTGGTGATACTCTGAGCAGCTCTGGCTGcaataataatcatgatgacTCCAACTTGTTTTCGACATCACCATCTTCCTGCCTTCCACCCTTGCATCCGCACATTAAAAGGTCACCTGGCAACGGATCGTCATCACCTCCTCAACGACAATCTCCTTGGCGATCCTTTTCTCTGTCTGATCTACAGTGTGTTGCTGCATCTACGCCTAACATAACTGGACTGGCCATTTATAGTGGAGACGAGGACAACAAATCACATTGA
- the LOC107407182 gene encoding protein OXIDATIVE STRESS 3 LIKE 1 isoform X1, with protein MSIALESNGGDAIRRSRLGHRMPFNSIYDSQEPNAPAEGDHRRLEHDSDSCSSSSIGRNSDLSGGSSDGEESANDEVQSSYKGPLGTMDALEEVLPLKYDNGRGISKFYGGKSKSFTSLADASSVSSIKDLAKPENPYNKKRKNLLARTNPLEKSRNCPLKNNGGGILKKLANSNRNSNLLGDTLSSSGCNNNHDDSNLFSTSPSSCLPPLHPHIKRSPGNGSSSPPQRQSPWRSFSLSDLQCVAASTPNITGLAIYSGDEDNKSH; from the exons atgtCTATTGCTCTGGAGAGCAATGGTGGCGATGCGATCCGACGATCCAGGTTGGGCCACCGCATGCCTTTTAATTCGATCTATGACTCGCAAGAACCCAACGCTCCTGCCGAAGGAGATCATCGGCGTTTGGAGCATGACTCCGACTCTTGCAGCTCATCGTCGATTGGGAGGAACAGCGACTTGTCAGGTGGGTCGTCGGACGGGGAAGAATCCGCTAATGATGAGGTGCAGAGCTCGTATAAAGGACCCTTGGGCACCATGGATGCTCTGGAGGAAGTTTTGCCCCTCAAGTATGATAATGG GAGAGGCATATCCAAGTTTTATGGTGGCAAATCAAAGTCATTCACAAGTCTAGCAGACGCCTCATCTGTCTCTTCTATTAAAGACCTTGCAAAGCCAGAAAATCCCTACAACAAGAAGCGGAAGAATCTGTTAGCTCGTACGAATCCATTGGAGAAGAGTCGTAATTGTCCTTTGAAAAATAATGGTGGTGGGATATTGAAGAAACTGGCCAACTCCAATAGAAACTCTAATCTTCTTGGTGATACTCTGAGCAGCTCTGGCTGcaataataatcatgatgacTCCAACTTGTTTTCGACATCACCATCTTCCTGCCTTCCACCCTTGCATCCGCACATTAAAAGGTCACCTGGCAACGGATCGTCATCACCTCCTCAACGACAATCTCCTTGGCGATCCTTTTCTCTGTCTGATCTACAGTGTGTTGCTGCATCTACGCCTAACATAACTGGACTGGCCATTTATAGTGGAGACGAGGACAACAAATCACATTGA
- the LOC107407182 gene encoding protein OXIDATIVE STRESS 3 LIKE 1 isoform X2, with protein MSIALESNGGDAIRRSRLGHRMPFNSIYDSQEPNAPAEGDHRRLEHDSDSCSSSSIGRNSDLSGGSSDGEESANDEVQSSYKGPLGTMDALEEVLPLKRGISKFYGGKSKSFTSLADASSVSSIKDLAKPENPYNKKRKNLLARTNPLEKSRNCPLKNNGGGILKKLANSNRNSNLLGDTLSSSGCNNNHDDSNLFSTSPSSCLPPLHPHIKRSPGNGSSSPPQRQSPWRSFSLSDLQCVAASTPNITGLAIYSGDEDNKSH; from the exons atgtCTATTGCTCTGGAGAGCAATGGTGGCGATGCGATCCGACGATCCAGGTTGGGCCACCGCATGCCTTTTAATTCGATCTATGACTCGCAAGAACCCAACGCTCCTGCCGAAGGAGATCATCGGCGTTTGGAGCATGACTCCGACTCTTGCAGCTCATCGTCGATTGGGAGGAACAGCGACTTGTCAGGTGGGTCGTCGGACGGGGAAGAATCCGCTAATGATGAGGTGCAGAGCTCGTATAAAGGACCCTTGGGCACCATGGATGCTCTGGAGGAAGTTTTGCCCCTCAA GAGAGGCATATCCAAGTTTTATGGTGGCAAATCAAAGTCATTCACAAGTCTAGCAGACGCCTCATCTGTCTCTTCTATTAAAGACCTTGCAAAGCCAGAAAATCCCTACAACAAGAAGCGGAAGAATCTGTTAGCTCGTACGAATCCATTGGAGAAGAGTCGTAATTGTCCTTTGAAAAATAATGGTGGTGGGATATTGAAGAAACTGGCCAACTCCAATAGAAACTCTAATCTTCTTGGTGATACTCTGAGCAGCTCTGGCTGcaataataatcatgatgacTCCAACTTGTTTTCGACATCACCATCTTCCTGCCTTCCACCCTTGCATCCGCACATTAAAAGGTCACCTGGCAACGGATCGTCATCACCTCCTCAACGACAATCTCCTTGGCGATCCTTTTCTCTGTCTGATCTACAGTGTGTTGCTGCATCTACGCCTAACATAACTGGACTGGCCATTTATAGTGGAGACGAGGACAACAAATCACATTGA
- the LOC107423887 gene encoding GCN5-related N-acetyltransferase 6, chloroplastic isoform X2, with product MSTVSIHRVQFLIFSHGRIKPRKRFRTTYAPSWTMTMDSKSSNTRKMEELSLRIPASSVPENEPLRPLDLRFDRLQPSDQHLVEHKKFEFGQFVAREAMLDEEYWTAAWLRAESHWENQINDRYADNHKRKFAEQEFNAIKRRNREQIGQKCTCVVTVKKETKNVKRTVLKSIVGTLDLSLQYLLHGETFPGERVKARLFRSINRTPPNRYGYIANLCVAKSARRQGIASNMLHFALESAISDGIERVYVHVHRDNAPAQELYRKMGFEIVEFASSQLSEEKTYLLCFRT from the exons ATGTCGACTGTTTCCATTCACAGAGTTCAATTCTTGATTTTCTCCCATGGAAGAATCAAACCTCGCAAAAGATTTCGCACCACCTATGCTCCCTCTTGGACCAt GACAATGGATTCCAAATCTTCCAATACAAGAAAAATGGAAGAGCTCTCGCTTCGGATTCCAGCATCCTCTGTTCCTGAGAATGAACCGTTAAGGCCGCTTGATCTGCGGTTTGACCGGCTTCAGCCATCAGATCAACATCTTGTTGAacacaaaaaatttgaattcgGACAATTCGTTGCGCGAGAGGCCATGCTTGATGAAGAATACTGG ACAGCAGCATGGTTACGTGCAGAAAGTCACTGGGAGAATCAAATAAACGATCG ATATGCTGATAACCACAAAAGGAAATTTGCAGAGCAG GAGTTCAATGCCATAAAAAGGCGAAACAGAGAACAAATTGGTCAGAAATGTACCTGCGTTGTCACG gtaaagaaagaaacaaaaaatgtgAAACGCACTGTGCTGAAGAGTATTGTTGGAACTCTTGATTTGAGCCTCCAGTACTTGCTGCATGGAGAGACATTTCCAGGA GAACGGGTGAAAGCTCGTCTTTTCCGCAGCATAAACAGGACACCTCCTAATAGATATGGTTATATTGCAAACTTATGTGTTGCCAAATCAGCGCGCCGCCAGGGTATTGCAAGTAATATGTTGCACTTTGCTCTTGAATCAGCCATATCGGATG GTATTGAACGGGTATATGTGCATGTGCATAGAGACAATGCACCTGCTCAGGAGCTATATCGAAAAATGGGTTTTGAG ATTGTTGAATTTGCAAGCTCTCAATTATCAGAAGAGAAAACTTACTTGCTTTGCTTCAGAACGTAA
- the LOC107423877 gene encoding uncharacterized protein LOC107423877 translates to MDHTSWNRVLMQFGGGSRSLLYTHTLQRDKDRDRVMDPNQSPASVSQEEFKLFHAIDRELYSLLVIKLWRDPAESMQIIALLMWLERTGFPNVIKKMISLPYILINELADEAVSCLNCINNNTTTTTHTDNIFINNTTTIDIPLIQCLMEKEVSLQFFHQNRLHANQEIKRILKEVCIRALKDIMQQSINERNKASTSQTQSPHMDNILSCVSANSFHQLHPSSLQVVQAASGFGRVGPVVGIGGGGGDHVVPAEERTMFVTFSKGYPVYEWEVREFFTRGYGDCIESLQMQEVQPNEQSLFARIVFHSASTIEMVLDGLSKAKFTINGKHVWVRKFVPKRPKTALISPTPPPPCCD, encoded by the exons ATGGATCATACATCTTGGAATCg GGTTTTGATGCAGTTTGGTGGAGGCAGCAGAAGCTTATTATACACGCATACGCTGCAGAGGGACAAGGACAGGGACAGGGTGATGGATCCCAATCAATCGCCAGCTTCGGTTTCACAAGAAGAATTCAAGCTTTTCCATGCCATAGACCGCGAGCTTTACAGCCTCTTGGTAATCAAACTGTGGAGGGACCCAGCGGAGTCTATGCAGATTATCGCCCTCTTGATGTGGTTGGAGAGGACTGGATTTCCCAATGTCATCAAGAAGATGATATCTCTGCCATACATCTTGATCAACGAACTCGCCGACGAAGCCGTCTCTTGCCTCAACTGCATTAATAATAACACCACCACCACAACCCATACTGATAACATATTCATCAACAACACCACCACCATTGATATCCCTCTCATACAATGCTTGATGGAGAAAGAAGTATCCCTCCAATTTTTCCATCAAAACCGTCTACATGCAAATCAAGAAATCAAAAGAATTTTGAAAGAAGTTTGCATTAGAGCTTTAAAGGATATCATGCAGCAATCCattaatgaaagaaataaagcaAGCACATCCCAAACCCAATCCCCTCACATGGATAATATTTTGTCGTGCGTTAGTGCTAATTCGTTTCATCAATTGCACCCATCCAGCTTGCAGGTGGTTCAGGCTGCATCGGGATTCGGGCGTGTGGGACCAGTTGTTGgcattggtggtggtggtggtgatcaTGTGGTACCGGCGGAGGAGAGGACCATGTTTGTCACCTTTTCTAAAGGATATCCGGTATATGAATGGGAAGTGAGAGAGTTCTTTACCAGAGGCTATGGGGATTGCATTGAGTCTTTGCAAATGCAAGAAGTGCAGCCAAACGAGCAGTCGCTGTTTGCTCGTATAGTTTTCCACTCGGCGTCCACCATTGAAATGGTTCTTGATGGTTTGAGTAAAGCCAAATTCACCATCAATGGAAAGCACGTTTGGGTTAGAAAATTCGTGCCCAAACGCCCCAAAACCGCGCTTATTTCTCCGACGCCGCCACCACCCTGCTGCGATTAA
- the LOC107423918 gene encoding uncharacterized protein LOC107423918 → MSATSTTRIETYEEFFKVHGLLLTASGLPQTLHRQLFQKLSSETFDGGSYFQIEPTEDGRQRRLVLTSEFMSKDSNVFLIDHAWTFRLSDAFKQLQEVPGLAERMASIMCVVDDLNSDSEEKNEALDYNNAKRSVFEVVESELCAAKEKGDGNVKWLELDELGIDDDTLLSLDLGSKFPGLLALSLCENKLENIDVVVQEVTKFKELRALWLNNNPVVRNCGGQLADRVMEELPNLEIYNSVFTTKFGEWALGFCGEVYDKENPGSSSNFHEAESSLRRITSLDLSNRSIHNLINKEFSPIQLPSLTHLNLRGNPLEQNSFVDLLNVLGEFPCLKSLEVDIPGPLGESAVEILQSLPNVSVLNGISASKILEAEKHVIDSKLEPRLPEWTADDPLVDRVLNAMWLYLMTYRLADEEKIDETSVWYVMDELGSALRHSDEPNFRVAPFLFMPEGTLTSAVSFSILWPIQNVEKGDECTRDFLFGIGEDKQRSARLTAWFHTPQNYFIQMYERHKQMLQTKSLTPPIKSSPSGTWQQNVGCTYRVYTDIPHVEEFLTRPEFIITTDPKDADIIWTSVQVDEDMKKATGIKDNQYVNQFPFEACLVMKHHLAETVQKAHGSPEWLQPTYNLETHLSQLIGDYYVRKRDGCDNLWILKPWNMARTIDTTVTDNLSAIIRLMETGPKICQKYIEHPALFDGKKFDLRYIVLVCSMNPLEIFLSDVFWVRLANNSYSLDKHSFFEYETHFTVMNYRGRLNHKNTPDFVREFEQEHQVKWSDIHSRVKCMIRSVFEAAVIVHPEMHSPTSRAIYGVDVMLDSSFQPKLLEVTYCPDCTRACKYDSESIFGERRVIKGRDFFNHVFGCLFLNETAYVTPI, encoded by the exons ATGTCCGCTACCAGCACCACCAGAATCGAAACCTACGAGGAGTTCTTCAAAGTTCATGGTCTGCTCCTTACAGCTTCGGGATTGCCGCAGACGCTGCACCGTCAACTGTTCCAGAAGCTCTCGTCGGAGACCTTCGATGGCGGTTCCTACTTCCAAATCGAGCCGACCGAGGACGGCCGCCAGAGGAGGCTAGTTCTGACCTCGGAGTTCATGTCTAAGGACTCCAATGTTTTCCTTATCGACCACGCCTGGACTTTCCGTCTCTCCGACGCTTTCaaacag TTGCAGGAAGTTCCGGGTTTGGCGGAGAGAATGGCTTCGATAATGTGCGTGGTCGACGATTTGAATTCCGATTCCGAAGAGAAAAATGAAGCTTTGGATTATAATAATGCAAAACGGAGCGTTTTTGAGGTAGTAGAAAGCGAACTTTGTGCTGCAAAAGAGAAAGGGGATGGCAATGTGAAGTGGTTGGAGCTTGATGAGCTCGGCATCGACGATGATACGCTGCTGTCGCTCGATTTAGGCAGTAAATTTCCA GGTCTACTTGCTCTGAGCCTGTGTGAGAACAAGCTCGAGAACATAGACGTAGTGGTTCAGGAAGTTACCAAATTCAAAGAACTGAGAGCTCTCTGGCTGAACAATAATCCAGTTGTTCGAAATTG CGGTGGTCAATTGGCAGATAGAGTTATGGAGGAATTACCGAATTTGGAAATATACAACTCAGTCTTCACCACTAAGTTTGGAGAATGGGCATTGGGATTTTGTGGAGAGGTATATGATAAAGAAAATCCAGGCAGCAGCAGCAACTTTCATGAGGCTGAGTCTTCATTACGCAGGATCACCTCTCTTGACCTTTCCAATAGAAGTATTCACAATTTAATCAATAAG GAATTTTCACCTATTCAGTTGCCGTCCCTAACACACTTGAATCTGCGAGGGAACCCTTTGGAGCAGAACTCATTTGTTGACTTGCTGAATGTCCTTGGAGAATTTCCCTGCTTAAAATCTCTGGAG GTAGATATTCCTGGCCCTCTTGGAGAAAGTGCTGTTGAAATTCTTCAATCTCTTCCTAATGTTTCAGTTCTGAATGGTATTAGTGCATCGAAAATATTAGAAGCTGAAAAGCATGTGATTGATTCAAAGCTTGAGCCACGCCTACCTGAATGGACAGCAGATGATCCTCTTGTTGACCGTGTTCTAAATGCAATGTGGCTATATTTAATGACATATAGACTAGCGGATGAGGAAAAGATTGATGAGACCTCTGTATG GTATGTAATGGATGAACTAGGTTCGGCTTTGCGGCATAGTGATGAGCCAAATTTCAGAGTGGCTCCTTTCCTCTTCATGCCAGAGGGGACACTGACATCGGCTGTGAG tttttctattttgtggCCAATCCAGAATGTTGAAAAGGGTGATGAGTGCACTCGCGATTTTCTGTTTGGTATTGGGGAGGACAAGCAACGTTCTGCAAGGCTTACAGCTTGGTTCCATACACCACAgaattattttattcaa ATGTATGAGAGGCACAAGCAAATGTTACAGACAAAAAGTTTAACTCCACCTATAAAGTCATCTCCGTCTGGAACTTGGCAACAGAATGTTGGATGTACTTATCGTGTTTACACTGACATACCTCATGTAGAAGAATTTTTGACACGCCCTGAGTTTATAATCA CAACTGATCCAAAGGATGCAGATATTATATGGACAAGTGTACAGGTGGATGAGGATATGAAGAAGGCTACTGGAATAAAGGACAATCAATATGTAAACCAATTTCCTTTTGAGGCTTGTCTTGTGATGAAACATCATCTAGCAGAGACAGTTCAGaag GCACATGGTTCTCCTGAATGGCTGCAGCCTACTTATAATCTCGAAACACATCTATCACAACTTATTGGTGACTATTATGTACGTAAAAGAGATGGCTGTGACAATCTATGGATATTAAAACCCTGGAATATGGCACGAACTATAGATACAACTGTTACTGATAATTTATCTGCTATTATCCGGCTAATGGAGACTGGTCCAAAGATATGTCAGAAGTATATTGAGCATCCTGCCTTGTTTGATGGGAAGAAGTTTGATCTCCGTTACATAGTATTAGTTTGCAGTATGAACCCTCTGGAGATATTCCTTTCTGATGTTTTCTGG GTTAGATTGGCAAACAACTCTTATTCTTTGGACAAGCATAGTTTTTTTGAGTACGAGACCCACTTCACTGTTATG AACTATAGAGGAAGGTTGAATCACAAGAACACGCCAGATTTCGTGAGGGAATTTGAACAGGAGCATCAAG TTAAATGGTCAGATATCCATTCAAGAGTAAAATGTATGATCAGGTCAGTGTTCGAAGCGGCTGTCATAGTACATCCTGAGATGCATAGTCCAACATCAAGGGCCATTTATGGCGTGGATGTTATGCTTGATAGTTCTTTCCAGCCAAAGCTATTGGAG GTGACCTATTGTCCCGACTGTACAAGAGCATGCAAGTATGATTCAGAGTCTATATTTGGAGAAAGACGAGTAATAAAAGGTCGCGATTTCTTCAATCATGTCTTTGGTTGTCTTTTCTTGAATGAGACCGCATATGTTACTCCTATTTAG